A portion of the bacterium genome contains these proteins:
- the tilS gene encoding tRNA lysidine(34) synthetase TilS, translating to MKKAIVAVSGGVDSVFLLEFLIKKWGEEWSKRHLIVAHFEHGIRGEESLGDLKFVQNLAESKGLRFEFTHGNLGAQASEAQARSARYAFLRELADRENAVIFTAHHLDDLVETVALNISRGTGWRGLAVLNSSDIERPLLNFRKSEIIDFCLKNGIKWVEDATNAEQKYFRNQLRVRLENSDFDAHQEIAALHARQVQISQEISQITDDIITKICDDKGRICRKFFVQNDNKVCFEILREIIFRASGEIPLQRQTQDFLHKIRTYLPKKSTQIIGGRNVYFEKEFFYFED from the coding sequence ATGAAAAAGGCAATCGTGGCGGTTTCTGGCGGAGTTGATAGTGTTTTTTTGCTTGAATTTTTGATTAAGAAGTGGGGCGAAGAATGGTCGAAGAGACATCTCATTGTCGCGCACTTCGAGCACGGGATTAGAGGAGAAGAAAGTCTTGGGGATTTGAAGTTTGTTCAAAATTTAGCAGAATCCAAGGGCTTGCGGTTTGAATTTACTCACGGAAATCTCGGCGCCCAGGCAAGCGAGGCGCAGGCCCGAAGCGCTCGATATGCCTTTCTACGAGAGTTAGCGGACCGAGAAAACGCTGTGATTTTTACAGCGCATCATCTGGATGATTTGGTTGAAACAGTTGCGCTCAATATTTCTCGGGGGACTGGCTGGCGCGGTTTGGCGGTGCTGAATTCTTCTGACATCGAGCGTCCACTTTTGAATTTTCGAAAATCCGAAATCATTGACTTTTGTTTGAAAAATGGCATAAAATGGGTTGAAGATGCCACCAACGCCGAGCAGAAATACTTTCGAAATCAACTGCGGGTAAGGCTTGAAAATTCTGATTTTGACGCACATCAAGAAATCGCTGCGCTTCACGCTCGTCAAGTCCAAATCTCGCAAGAAATCTCGCAAATTACAGATGATATTATTACCAAAATTTGCGATGATAAAGGGCGGATTTGTCGTAAGTTTTTTGTTCAAAATGACAATAAAGTTTGTTTTGAAATATTGCGCGAAATTATCTTCCGTGCGTCTGGGGAGATTCCACTTCAACGTCAAACGCAGGATTTTCTTCATAAAATAAGAACATATTTACCTAAAAAATCAACACAAATTATTGGCGGGCGAAATGTCTACTTCGAAAAAGAATTTTTCTACTTCGAAGATTGA
- the murJ gene encoding murein biosynthesis integral membrane protein MurJ codes for MSKVKSIFSKANSRLTVKFAAIVLASSTLLSSLLGFLRDRLLNSYYLDSYPEGIDAYTVAFTIPDFMFFILVSGALSVTFIPVFSQRMANYNKKSAWQLSSSLLNFLALITLVTSVLIMIFAEPLVKYVVGPGLNESSRGLAVSMMRVIAINPFLFAIATVLTSIQQAIGRFTFSALAPAIYNVGIIIGTVFFTGGIRIFGFEIFEGGIMGVALGVAFGSILQLLVAAFGLIGVDFDYNFKIFWKNKGFKQVLKLLPTRSMDQGLDYVNSIVETNMASRMGSGAVRAYSQSLTLQMMPVNLIGVAISTAFFPNLTEKLAIGRKDLFKKDLQAALRMILFLSLPVAVMFFFFRGYIVSFIKNGGDETIAGILGVLVISLFARSIYHIAARSFYAMEDTRTPFYVSVAAIGLNIFLAIAFSLFLRAGVYGLAWAQAIGAVLEIVILTFLMKKRIDGLFDLEFIGVVMRMVLAAAITAVASYLLVSIWPLLGSDQRFFSTFPKFVIMGVLASGVYLGTSKLLRVSEAEPIISRIKAILFKQFGRR; via the coding sequence ATGTCAAAAGTCAAATCGATTTTTTCGAAAGCAAATTCGCGGCTAACGGTCAAGTTCGCCGCGATTGTGCTTGCTAGTTCGACGCTTCTCTCTAGTCTGCTTGGCTTTTTGCGAGACAGGCTTTTGAATTCTTACTATCTTGATTCTTATCCTGAGGGGATTGACGCTTATACGGTAGCCTTTACAATTCCTGATTTTATGTTCTTTATACTTGTTTCTGGCGCCTTAAGCGTGACCTTTATACCTGTTTTTAGCCAAAGAATGGCGAATTATAACAAAAAATCAGCCTGGCAACTGAGTTCTTCTTTGCTGAATTTTTTGGCGCTAATCACTCTAGTGACATCTGTTTTGATTATGATTTTTGCTGAGCCTTTAGTAAAATATGTCGTTGGGCCGGGCTTGAATGAAAGTTCTCGCGGGCTGGCCGTGTCTATGATGCGAGTGATCGCGATAAATCCGTTTTTGTTTGCAATTGCGACGGTGTTGACAAGTATTCAGCAGGCGATTGGGCGGTTTACGTTTTCTGCGCTGGCGCCAGCGATTTATAATGTTGGAATTATTATCGGAACGGTGTTTTTTACTGGCGGAATTAGAATTTTTGGCTTTGAGATTTTCGAGGGCGGAATTATGGGCGTAGCGCTCGGCGTGGCTTTTGGGTCGATTTTACAACTTTTAGTTGCGGCTTTTGGGCTGATTGGAGTTGATTTTGACTATAATTTTAAGATTTTTTGGAAGAATAAGGGATTCAAGCAGGTTTTGAAATTGCTCCCAACGCGGTCGATGGATCAGGGGCTGGATTATGTGAACTCGATTGTTGAAACCAATATGGCTTCACGAATGGGCTCGGGAGCGGTGCGGGCGTATTCGCAGAGTTTGACGCTCCAGATGATGCCAGTTAATCTGATTGGAGTGGCGATTTCGACGGCGTTTTTCCCTAATTTGACAGAAAAATTGGCGATTGGTCGTAAAGATTTGTTCAAAAAAGACCTTCAGGCGGCATTGAGAATGATTTTGTTTTTGAGCCTGCCGGTGGCGGTGATGTTTTTCTTCTTCCGTGGTTATATTGTGAGTTTTATCAAGAACGGCGGTGATGAAACGATTGCGGGGATTCTTGGCGTTTTGGTGATTTCGCTTTTTGCGCGATCTATCTATCACATTGCCGCTCGAAGTTTTTACGCGATGGAAGACACGCGGACGCCGTTTTATGTATCTGTTGCGGCGATTGGACTGAATATTTTCCTAGCGATTGCGTTTAGTCTTTTCTTGCGTGCGGGAGTTTATGGCTTGGCTTGGGCACAAGCAATTGGGGCGGTGCTTGAGATCGTGATTTTGACTTTTTTGATGAAAAAGCGAATCGATGGATTGTTTGATCTGGAATTTATTGGTGTTGTGATGCGAATGGTTCTGGCGGCGGCAATTACGGCTGTTGCGAGTTATTTGTTAGTTTCGATTTGGCCGCTTCTTGGTAGCGATCAGAGGTTTTTCTCGACTTTTCCGAAGTTCGTGATCATGGGAGTGCTAGCGAGCGGAGTATATCTTGGTACTTCGAAATTGCTGAGAGTTTCTGAGGCTGAGCCTATAATTTCTAGGATTAAAGCGATTTTATTCAAGCAATTTGGGCGAAGATAA
- the ftsH gene encoding ATP-dependent zinc metalloprotease FtsH, producing MKNDKKKKTIKRAGNVAFWVMIFGGILLFNLANGGFSPKLKDVAISSVISRANKGEIAKIEIQGNDVKITPKGEKKPTERSVKESGTIYEQGLEKGKTEVDVKPIDTSSDMWWNLAVMLLPTVAIIAFFTFMMRQAGGRDSQAMNFGKSRAKLYGEDKKKIKFEDIAGNENAKQDLFEVVDFLKDPKKYQKMGAKIPSGVLMVGHPGTGKTMLARAVAGEAKVPFFSISGSEFMEMFVGVGASRVRDLFSKAKKNAPSIIFIDEIDAVGRKRGSGMGGGHDEREQTLNQILVEMDGFEKDTGVIVLAATNRVDVLDPALLRPGRFDRRVEISLPERKDRLAILKVHFKNKPAVENLDLNSLAKKTAGSAGADLANMANEAAILAARAGREKITNKDLTEAFEKVAIGPERKSKVMSDLDREITAYHEAGHAVVGHVLPDSDPVHKVTIIPRGRTGGVTWFLPPEDKSYTNIFEYKDVLARAMGGRMAEMMIYGESGISTGASSDLRSATNIARSMISDYGMGVELRDQVFHEEEGGMFFDRMTRERPFSEKTAEKIDAEVAALIKEAVARAQAILRANKKPLEALTQALLEKETIDEEEVKEILKDAKLPKEAQLHN from the coding sequence ATGAAGAACGATAAGAAGAAAAAAACAATCAAGCGTGCCGGAAATGTGGCTTTTTGGGTGATGATTTTTGGTGGAATTTTGCTTTTTAATTTGGCGAATGGTGGATTTTCACCAAAGTTGAAGGATGTTGCTATTTCGAGTGTGATTTCTCGCGCTAATAAGGGTGAAATTGCCAAAATCGAAATTCAAGGAAATGATGTAAAAATTACACCAAAAGGCGAGAAAAAGCCAACTGAGCGATCTGTCAAGGAGAGCGGAACAATCTACGAGCAAGGTCTTGAAAAGGGTAAAACGGAAGTCGACGTCAAACCTATTGACACATCCAGCGATATGTGGTGGAACTTGGCGGTGATGCTTCTGCCAACAGTGGCGATTATTGCGTTCTTTACTTTTATGATGCGTCAGGCAGGCGGTCGAGATTCTCAGGCGATGAATTTTGGCAAATCTCGCGCAAAACTTTATGGTGAAGATAAAAAGAAAATTAAATTCGAAGATATTGCGGGCAACGAGAACGCCAAGCAGGACCTTTTCGAAGTGGTTGATTTCTTGAAAGACCCTAAAAAATACCAGAAGATGGGTGCTAAAATCCCAAGCGGTGTTTTGATGGTTGGCCATCCTGGAACCGGTAAAACTATGCTTGCGCGAGCGGTTGCGGGCGAGGCTAAGGTGCCTTTCTTCTCGATTTCTGGTTCTGAATTTATGGAAATGTTTGTTGGTGTCGGTGCGAGCCGAGTTCGAGATTTGTTCTCTAAGGCTAAAAAGAATGCGCCTTCGATTATCTTCATTGATGAAATTGACGCCGTGGGTCGTAAGCGTGGATCTGGAATGGGCGGCGGACACGATGAGCGTGAGCAGACTTTGAACCAAATTTTGGTCGAAATGGACGGTTTCGAAAAAGACACCGGCGTGATCGTCTTGGCCGCAACCAACCGCGTGGACGTTCTCGATCCAGCGCTTCTTCGCCCGGGTCGATTTGACCGCCGTGTTGAAATTTCTCTTCCTGAGCGAAAGGATCGTTTGGCGATCTTAAAAGTTCATTTCAAGAACAAGCCCGCTGTCGAAAACCTTGATCTTAACTCTTTGGCGAAGAAAACTGCAGGTTCGGCAGGTGCGGACCTCGCCAATATGGCTAACGAGGCGGCAATTCTTGCTGCTCGCGCGGGGCGTGAAAAAATCACCAATAAAGATTTGACAGAAGCCTTTGAGAAGGTGGCTATTGGTCCAGAGCGTAAGTCTAAAGTTATGTCTGATCTTGACCGCGAAATTACCGCCTACCACGAGGCTGGCCACGCCGTTGTTGGCCATGTTTTGCCAGACTCTGACCCTGTTCATAAGGTGACGATTATACCTCGTGGTCGAACCGGTGGTGTGACTTGGTTCTTGCCACCAGAGGATAAATCCTACACTAATATTTTTGAATATAAGGATGTTCTCGCTCGTGCGATGGGTGGTCGAATGGCCGAGATGATGATTTACGGCGAGAGCGGAATTTCGACGGGCGCTTCAAGTGACTTGCGATCAGCAACTAACATTGCTCGAAGTATGATTTCCGACTACGGAATGGGTGTTGAACTTCGGGACCAAGTTTTCCATGAAGAAGAGGGCGGAATGTTCTTTGATCGAATGACTCGCGAGAGGCCATTCTCTGAAAAAACTGCTGAAAAAATCGACGCCGAAGTCGCCGCTCTTATTAAAGAGGCCGTCGCTCGTGCCCAAGCGATTTTGCGAGCAAATAAAAAACCTCTCGAGGCTCTAACGCAGGCGCTTCTCGAGAAAGAAACTATCGACGAAGAAGAAGTTAAAGAGATTTTGAAAGACGCTAAACTGCCAAAAGAGGCGCAACTACACAACTAA
- a CDS encoding MucBP domain-containing protein codes for MKISGDFFRKKKEKIALFVAPAVILAGLFTSGKIWAESRVGDFVNNVKTTLTVLDKENGAEKVNFLSGETMTFSSRIEITSDGGASSYPGAYLLIKFPKEYAASAPVINSTDLVTSSSNVDTDTHYVKRLNYKNLIAGSINSINSQYRLKIVEAPAGYKPEVIHELYSADGNLLSRQTKSVNTTKSDLNAATYKSKVGTSNTHYIARYTDHTNSTIDKNSYETMGVMEFSITNNITYPSGSSYGKKEITSAFNEYVVPEYMEVHQDSLADGWTFDPNTRIARKNLSIISGKSNVSGAKIKLYYTKNTDDSIINKTVEHNHKLVVEVKDNPPVEGTHNLNIRVMARRVSGEDKLTASKMPLTYGNGYRYVANKFVYNINTISNDGDWRIALRIRNDGDGVRVPLSRVEDSIPDELKFTSITLRPVDVFFGVGNENAVFQVFLYKKDGSKIMAGEIKKSTPSLRLSAIAEIEDYRRVEIVMPEGYQLPDALPGQDSYGVDLDIDTDFKDIDEYANSLEFNAAPTEQINRAKVYSSGKELTIDASKYYEKIASKVVNKITPGRNKVTYTVGDYVDFYDLYSAMISNSGVSINKLKNPRRAILYSPDFSLTPQVRQKIAEGVVEYHENYKNTGRSAIIDLKPNSGTSEVFAGINRNSLFSVSEATPNGKHKFELVTFWDDSDKNYIGTEGLDDLDFNNDGKQSRNVARSTANIIVLKPEQVAIKKYIRAKGSDFTKSIDKLDPGQEIDYRLSVINTSDHPLLASRILEVLPKVGDKKIVEGNNGVQESRGSTTGVKITGPIAPRDGFTILYSTDEPGNNQKESWSKNFITADKIADWSAVRMIKIQQNQGYQVPPQTVVNFVINAKIDDNAADGSIAKNTAAVSISSGGNLVESDPVSAIVNYPIKIQGVAFMDTNNNSLFDQGVDTILPNYRVEILRNNTVVADLLTNDRGEYSYSTKDWGANFSVRFTRPNGIDSHAILVPARNQSNGSTPTSERDNVATTSDIYLNSQSNKVQNRNIGLYIPKGSLRVVYRYTTNPNGGLPYSYEKSSEVVIDTALIGTPYDVRSKRLAQISDGRGLVYEFEEVGPQAPEVGAIKNGETIVFFYYKPKLGSPVKARYVDEQDRELKSEVVVKPDRTQVGTEYASTKDSEITKDNLVYIFKQLKNGSAPERGRVSENEQIVTYVYAPKQGGSVKSRFVDERGQELSAEVEVKPRGTQVGVEYSSSKQNEIQKNGLTYTFKQLGQGSASENGRVKAEDQVVTYVYTPKLGGSVTAKFVNQDGVSIKPDEVLKADQTQIGTQYTSSYPNEIIATDGITYVFEKIIEGSAPREGRVNGEAQVITYRYVPKKGGAVIAEFIAKTGEKLKTDEVVKSTDTPVGTSYTANKDNELTKNNLVYVFESLKQGSAPETGKVKAESQTVTYVYTPKLGGKVDAKFLDENGVEIRALQNISPDRTQVGTSYSSTPPAEITFNDIVYVYKELGGNSAPQNGRVSENPQTISYIYTPKRGGSVIVNFVNEAGDSIKETEILKPNGTPVGTAYNAQEDAEIEKDNLVYVFKELKNGSKPKTGRVSEDSTEVTFVYAPKRGGKVVAKFTTSDGIELQGEEEVSPQDTQVGTEYASTKPEEIEKDGLTYIFKELKEGSAPEEGRVKVDLQTINYIYEPKLGDAVSMRFVDTNGVLLGEIKEILPKGKQVGTPYEAKIPETVTVDGKSYRLKIVRSDKGDAKEKGKVSEDPQMITVIFEFIPPVETPNTGHAQNDKDNTGLIAIVASIILSLGGISIFTIKKSTNKTRK; via the coding sequence ATGAAAATAAGTGGAGACTTTTTTAGAAAGAAGAAAGAGAAAATAGCTTTGTTTGTGGCGCCAGCGGTTATTCTGGCTGGTTTATTTACGAGCGGAAAGATATGGGCAGAGAGTAGGGTTGGAGATTTCGTCAACAACGTTAAGACTACGCTGACTGTCTTGGATAAAGAAAATGGTGCCGAGAAAGTTAACTTTTTATCTGGTGAAACAATGACTTTCTCGTCGCGTATTGAAATAACGAGTGATGGTGGTGCTAGTTCCTATCCAGGAGCGTACCTTTTGATTAAATTCCCTAAAGAATACGCCGCTTCAGCCCCAGTTATCAACTCCACAGACTTGGTTACAAGCTCGTCTAATGTGGATACGGACACCCACTATGTTAAGCGACTAAACTATAAAAACTTAATCGCGGGATCTATAAATAGCATAAACTCCCAGTACAGGCTTAAAATTGTTGAGGCTCCGGCAGGATATAAGCCCGAGGTGATACATGAGTTGTATTCTGCAGACGGTAATCTGTTGAGCCGCCAAACTAAATCCGTTAATACTACTAAATCCGATCTTAACGCAGCAACATACAAGAGTAAGGTGGGGACATCCAATACGCACTATATTGCTAGATATACTGACCACACCAACTCCACTATAGATAAGAATTCGTATGAGACTATGGGAGTGATGGAATTTTCGATAACTAACAACATTACTTATCCATCGGGATCTTCGTACGGTAAAAAAGAGATAACAAGCGCATTCAATGAGTACGTAGTGCCTGAATATATGGAAGTTCATCAGGACTCTCTTGCTGATGGGTGGACCTTCGACCCTAATACTCGGATTGCCAGAAAGAATCTGTCGATAATTAGTGGTAAATCTAATGTCTCGGGCGCCAAGATAAAGCTTTACTATACCAAAAATACCGATGACTCTATCATAAATAAAACTGTAGAACACAATCATAAACTAGTAGTTGAAGTTAAAGATAACCCTCCTGTTGAGGGGACTCATAACTTAAACATAAGAGTAATGGCTAGGCGAGTTAGTGGCGAGGATAAGTTGACTGCATCTAAGATGCCGTTAACTTACGGTAATGGATACAGGTATGTCGCTAATAAGTTTGTATATAATATTAATACTATCTCCAATGATGGCGATTGGCGAATCGCTTTGAGGATTCGAAATGATGGTGATGGCGTTAGGGTTCCTTTGTCAAGAGTTGAGGATAGTATCCCTGACGAACTAAAGTTTACGAGTATTACTTTGCGCCCTGTGGATGTGTTTTTTGGCGTAGGTAATGAGAACGCTGTATTTCAGGTTTTCTTATATAAAAAAGACGGATCAAAGATTATGGCGGGAGAGATTAAAAAATCCACCCCTTCTTTGCGCCTATCCGCTATAGCTGAAATCGAAGATTATAGAAGGGTTGAGATTGTCATGCCTGAGGGTTATCAATTGCCCGACGCTCTGCCTGGACAGGATTCGTACGGGGTTGATTTAGATATAGATACGGACTTTAAGGATATTGATGAATATGCAAACAGTTTAGAATTTAACGCTGCTCCTACCGAACAGATAAATCGAGCCAAGGTATATTCTAGTGGTAAAGAATTGACGATTGACGCCTCTAAGTATTATGAAAAGATAGCCTCCAAGGTGGTTAATAAAATTACGCCAGGAAGAAATAAAGTGACATATACAGTCGGCGATTATGTAGACTTCTACGACTTATATTCTGCCATGATTTCTAACAGTGGGGTTTCTATCAATAAATTGAAAAACCCGAGACGTGCTATATTGTATAGCCCGGACTTCTCTCTAACTCCCCAGGTGCGTCAAAAGATAGCCGAAGGAGTAGTTGAGTATCACGAGAACTATAAAAATACAGGCAGAAGCGCGATAATAGACCTTAAGCCAAATTCTGGAACTAGTGAGGTTTTTGCTGGCATTAATCGAAACTCTCTTTTTAGTGTTAGCGAGGCTACACCTAATGGTAAGCATAAATTCGAGCTCGTTACATTCTGGGACGACTCTGATAAGAATTACATCGGCACCGAGGGACTAGATGACTTGGATTTCAATAACGACGGTAAGCAATCGCGCAATGTCGCTCGCTCGACCGCTAATATTATCGTTCTTAAGCCTGAGCAGGTCGCTATTAAGAAATATATTCGCGCTAAAGGAAGTGACTTCACTAAAAGCATAGATAAGCTAGATCCAGGTCAGGAGATTGACTACAGACTGTCGGTCATCAATACATCCGATCATCCTTTGTTGGCCTCTCGAATACTTGAAGTTTTACCAAAAGTAGGCGATAAGAAGATAGTCGAAGGAAATAACGGTGTTCAAGAGAGTAGAGGTTCTACTACCGGAGTTAAGATAACTGGGCCTATCGCACCGCGAGACGGATTTACGATCCTTTATTCTACCGATGAACCCGGCAATAATCAGAAGGAATCTTGGTCTAAGAATTTTATAACTGCAGACAAGATAGCTGATTGGTCTGCGGTCAGAATGATTAAAATCCAGCAAAATCAAGGATATCAAGTTCCGCCTCAAACTGTCGTTAATTTCGTTATAAACGCTAAAATTGACGACAATGCGGCCGATGGTTCTATTGCCAAGAATACTGCTGCGGTTTCAATTTCCTCTGGCGGAAATCTTGTTGAGTCTGATCCTGTCTCTGCTATCGTAAACTATCCAATCAAGATACAGGGTGTCGCATTTATGGACACTAACAACAATAGTCTTTTTGACCAAGGTGTCGACACTATTTTACCTAATTACCGCGTTGAGATTCTTCGAAATAATACTGTGGTCGCCGATCTTTTAACCAATGATCGTGGTGAATATAGCTATTCGACAAAAGATTGGGGCGCAAATTTCTCAGTGAGATTTACTAGACCGAATGGGATTGATTCGCATGCAATTCTTGTCCCTGCTAGAAATCAATCGAATGGAAGTACGCCCACCTCTGAAAGGGATAATGTGGCAACAACTTCGGATATTTATTTGAATTCCCAATCTAATAAAGTTCAAAATCGAAACATCGGTCTCTATATTCCGAAGGGTAGTTTGAGAGTAGTCTATCGATATACTACAAATCCAAATGGAGGATTGCCTTATTCTTACGAGAAGAGCTCTGAAGTCGTTATAGACACCGCTTTGATCGGTACCCCATATGATGTTAGAAGCAAACGCCTTGCGCAGATCTCAGACGGACGAGGCCTTGTTTATGAATTCGAGGAGGTAGGTCCTCAGGCACCGGAAGTTGGAGCAATTAAAAATGGAGAAACGATAGTATTCTTCTATTATAAGCCTAAGCTTGGCTCGCCGGTTAAGGCTAGATATGTCGATGAACAAGATCGTGAACTAAAATCTGAGGTAGTCGTGAAGCCAGATAGAACTCAAGTCGGTACCGAATATGCTTCGACCAAAGATAGCGAAATTACCAAAGATAATCTGGTCTACATCTTTAAACAGCTTAAAAATGGCTCTGCACCAGAGAGGGGTCGCGTAAGTGAGAATGAGCAAATAGTTACCTATGTCTACGCACCAAAACAAGGTGGATCGGTTAAGTCAAGGTTTGTTGACGAGCGTGGTCAAGAACTCTCAGCAGAAGTTGAAGTTAAGCCTCGTGGAACTCAAGTTGGCGTTGAATATTCTTCGTCTAAGCAGAATGAAATTCAAAAGAACGGATTGACTTATACATTTAAGCAGTTAGGTCAAGGCTCAGCATCTGAAAATGGTCGTGTTAAGGCAGAAGATCAGGTTGTAACCTATGTCTATACTCCAAAATTGGGCGGATCGGTGACGGCAAAATTTGTTAACCAGGATGGCGTTTCTATCAAGCCTGATGAAGTCTTAAAGGCTGATCAAACTCAAATCGGCACACAATATACTTCAAGCTACCCAAATGAGATTATAGCGACCGACGGAATTACTTATGTCTTCGAAAAGATTATCGAAGGCTCTGCACCTCGTGAGGGTCGGGTTAACGGTGAAGCGCAAGTAATTACTTATCGCTATGTGCCTAAAAAGGGTGGTGCGGTAATAGCGGAATTTATCGCTAAAACTGGCGAAAAACTTAAAACCGATGAAGTTGTCAAGTCGACAGACACTCCAGTTGGCACCAGTTATACCGCAAACAAAGATAATGAGCTAACCAAGAATAATCTTGTCTATGTTTTTGAGAGTTTGAAGCAAGGCTCTGCTCCGGAAACGGGCAAAGTTAAGGCTGAGTCTCAAACTGTGACTTATGTCTATACTCCAAAATTGGGCGGTAAGGTTGATGCTAAATTCTTGGATGAAAACGGTGTCGAAATTCGAGCACTTCAGAACATTTCGCCAGATAGAACTCAAGTTGGTACAAGCTATTCAAGCACGCCACCAGCTGAGATCACCTTCAATGATATTGTGTATGTATACAAAGAATTGGGCGGAAATTCTGCGCCTCAAAACGGACGCGTGAGTGAAAACCCACAGACAATATCATATATCTACACGCCAAAAAGAGGTGGCTCAGTAATTGTTAATTTTGTTAATGAAGCAGGCGATTCTATCAAGGAGACAGAAATTCTCAAGCCTAACGGTACACCAGTAGGTACTGCGTACAATGCGCAGGAGGATGCTGAGATCGAAAAAGACAATCTTGTTTATGTTTTCAAGGAGTTGAAAAATGGCTCTAAGCCAAAAACTGGTCGCGTTTCAGAAGATTCGACTGAAGTAACTTTCGTCTATGCTCCAAAACGTGGCGGAAAAGTTGTAGCTAAATTTACAACATCTGACGGCATTGAGCTTCAAGGCGAAGAAGAAGTTTCACCTCAAGATACACAGGTTGGCACCGAGTATGCTTCGACCAAGCCTGAAGAGATTGAAAAAGACGGTCTAACCTATATTTTCAAAGAGTTAAAAGAGGGATCAGCGCCAGAAGAGGGTCGAGTAAAGGTTGATCTTCAAACTATAAATTACATCTATGAGCCAAAGTTGGGTGACGCAGTAAGTATGCGGTTTGTTGACACTAACGGAGTTCTTTTAGGTGAGATTAAAGAAATTCTGCCAAAGGGAAAGCAAGTTGGTACACCTTACGAAGCTAAAATCCCAGAGACTGTCACAGTTGACGGCAAATCCTATCGTTTGAAAATTGTTCGAAGCGACAAAGGTGACGCGAAGGAGAAAGGTAAAGTTTCTGAAGATCCACAGATGATTACGGTTATTTTTGAATTCATCCCACCAGTTGAAACGCCAAACACGGGTCATGCACAAAATGACAAGGATAATACTGGGCTTATAGCTATAGTTGCATCTATAATTTTAAGTCTTGGAGGAATTTCGATCTTTACTATTAAAAAATCAACCAACAAGACAAGAAAATAG
- a CDS encoding NAD(P)/FAD-dependent oxidoreductase gives MKKAKFDFDLIVIGTGAGGSAAAILAAKNGLRVAVVEKDLLGGESPNYGEIPNRAIFHTAKVFFEAQKASKTGLRTSGLGFNFPALLSWRDLAIKRTGAHDNLDFYEKSGIKTIRGNARFINPHEITVNQKHFSSKNFLIATGTEFKIPNIINIKNVKFFTPKTIFETTRPPKSIFIIGGGSEAVEIAQILAIFGTKVYLSEVSSRILPKEDEEIGIALENAMIDEMKIAVLTNTRVVAVEADRMGKKVIFQRGGEEKFVRVDEILVADGRLANTDIGLENANVEYDESGIIVDNLLQTSSKHIFASGAVISGGASTTEALIQSRVAAHNILKPRQKISPEVEFSPRITNSFPEVASVGLSEDDCIKRDLRVKTAIAPLNLIARSNTENFSHGFVKLICDNKGRILGGSIVAPEASSLIGEIALAAKMGMNAHDLATLPHAFQSWSEAIRVCANRIR, from the coding sequence ATGAAAAAAGCAAAATTCGACTTCGATTTAATCGTTATCGGTACGGGCGCAGGCGGTAGCGCAGCGGCAATTCTGGCGGCAAAAAACGGGCTGAGAGTTGCTGTAGTTGAGAAGGATCTGCTTGGCGGAGAAAGCCCAAATTACGGCGAGATCCCAAATCGGGCGATTTTTCATACCGCTAAGGTGTTTTTTGAAGCGCAAAAAGCCAGCAAAACCGGCCTTCGAACTTCTGGACTAGGCTTCAATTTCCCCGCACTTCTATCTTGGCGGGATCTGGCTATTAAGCGCACTGGCGCACACGATAACCTTGACTTCTATGAAAAATCTGGTATAAAAACAATTCGCGGAAATGCCCGATTCATCAATCCGCACGAAATTACAGTTAATCAAAAACACTTCTCGAGTAAAAACTTCTTAATCGCAACTGGCACAGAATTCAAAATTCCAAACATCATAAATATTAAAAATGTCAAATTTTTCACACCTAAAACTATTTTTGAGACAACTCGTCCGCCTAAAAGCATCTTCATAATCGGCGGAGGTAGCGAGGCTGTAGAGATTGCGCAGATTTTGGCGATTTTTGGCACAAAAGTCTATTTGAGCGAAGTTTCGAGCAGAATCTTACCAAAAGAAGATGAAGAAATTGGCATAGCCCTAGAAAATGCAATGATTGACGAGATGAAAATCGCAGTTCTGACCAACACGCGCGTAGTCGCAGTTGAGGCAGACAGAATGGGTAAAAAAGTTATTTTTCAGCGTGGCGGGGAAGAAAAATTCGTCCGAGTCGACGAAATCTTGGTGGCGGATGGACGATTGGCCAACACCGACATCGGCCTCGAGAATGCTAATGTTGAATATGACGAAAGTGGAATTATCGTCGATAATCTTCTTCAAACTTCTAGCAAGCATATCTTTGCAAGTGGGGCAGTAATTTCTGGCGGTGCTTCGACCACAGAAGCACTGATTCAGAGTCGAGTGGCCGCGCACAATATCTTAAAGCCTCGGCAGAAAATTTCACCAGAAGTTGAATTCTCGCCAAGAATAACAAACTCATTCCCAGAGGTGGCGAGTGTTGGTCTGAGCGAAGATGATTGTATCAAACGAGATTTACGCGTAAAAACCGCAATCGCACCGCTAAATCTCATCGCAAGAAGCAATACAGAGAATTTTTCACACGGATTCGTAAAGTTAATTTGCGACAACAAGGGGAGAATTTTAGGCGGAAGCATTGTCGCGCCAGAGGCATCAAGTCTGATTGGGGAAATCGCATTGGCAGCCAAAATGGGTATGAATGCCCACGATTTAGCCACTCTGCCGCACGCATTTCAATCTTGGAGTGAAGCAATCCGCGTTTGTGCCAATAGAATAAGGTAA